The nucleotide sequence GGCATCGGCAGGTGGGGTCTGGAAGCAGGAAAAGGAGGGCACAGTCAAAGGAAAGCTGGACCAGGGCAGCTGTTGCAAAGTCAAGCCCATTGAGTAAGGAAACTATTTCCAGTTCCTCATCCTGATGGCATcaccctgggcaagtcatttctACCTGTGAGTTTGGTCCTCTTCTCTGTATAAATGTTATTATATGCACTGGGGACTGGAGCAGGGGACAGAGGAAGGATAGATTAGCTAATTTCTGAACTCTGCTGGTTCTAAGATCCCACCTCTACCTCAGCTCCTATGGGGGGAAGATGTCCTGCTTTGACTGAGAGTCAGTAAACACCTGAGTGCTACCTGGAGAACAAAAATGTCTATTCCACTTCCAGgccagaaagataaatatatacaaatcaagGTAACAGAAAAAGGACAGTAGGTTtcagaggcaggagagagaatACTAATACTTGCATAGCTCTTACCAGGAGCTGGGTTCTATGTTTAGATTTATACATACTACTAACTCAAATTAACCTTCACAATAATCCTGTGAAGCAggcattattatcatcattattccattttacagatgaggcattagagttaagtaacttgcccaaagtcagcaagtggtggagctggaatttgaactcgGATCTTAACTATTAACACCTCAATGGAGTGGACAGAAGAGACACAGGCGTTGGCTTTGTGCCACCCCTTTCTCATTGAAGAGCCTCTCTTCACAAATACAAGTGCCAATCCCCACTGCAGGGGGTGACCCAACCCATTCCCCAGAGGTGACCCCACTTACTCCTGGAAGGCTGGCAACATATTGACTGATTCTTCCCGGGGGAGGGCTGGATATGAGGGGATGGAGTGAGAGCGTGGTGGGTACACTTGGGGCCTAGGGAAAGAAAGCAGACTCCTGAGGCCAGCCCTTCTCCTGGACACTCCCAACCCCCTACCCAGgaatcctggggcttccctgggggctcaatggtaaagaatccacctgccaatgcaggagacatgggtttgattcctgttgcaagaagatcccacgtgccgtggaacaactaaacctgtgcaccacaactattgagcctatgctctagagcccagaagctgcaactgctgaagcccattagccctagagcccacgctctgcaacaagagaagtcactgccaTGAGAAACCTGCGcaccgcaactaaagagtagcccccactcgcctcaactagagaaaaagcctgcacagcaaggaagacccagcagagccaaaaataaaataggtttttaaaattctatttttaaaagaaagttgggGGATCCCTTTCAAGCAAAGGAAATTCCCTACTTCAACCCCCAGTGCCAACTCTCCCCATGCCCGTGCTGAATGCCTGCTGGCACAGACCACTCCCAGTTCTATCTCTCAAGCTTCTTACACCATATCTGGGCCGAGCTGCAGGTTCATGGAGGAGTCAGGGGCCATTCCAAGATCGTAAGAGGGCACCATGGTAGGCATTTGGGGCTCTGGGGTGGGAAGTGGctggtccctggaggaggggaggaggcatgTGTGACTGACCAGGGGTTGATGCCACACTTCCTGCTTACAAATAAGTATCAACCCTGCCCTCCATCCACACCAGCACACTCACCTTTCCACAGTCATCTTGATTGTAGCTGGGACATAACCCCTGCCATCCTTACCCATCTGCTCAGCTATtgtggggaggaaaggagagccATGGAATGCTTCCGGGTTAGGGAGGAAGGGAGCTGGAAAAGGTGAGCATGGATGATGGGCAGGGTCCAGAAGCAGGGAAATGACAATGGAGGAAGAAGTCAGGGATGACACacagcaggtggggtgggggcaaccaggagcagggaggaggcGGACCACAGAAGGAGTCAGAGCTGCCAGCCCCGGCTCACAGCTCACGTTTGTAGTGGCTCCGGAAAGCCTCATCCTTGGGTTTCTTGGGGTAGAGGTTTTTGAGCTGAGCGAGGTCCCGGATTCGGTCCCCAAGTGAGCGAATGGACAGGTCTTTGGCAGAGAATGGCTGAATATTCTCTATCTGTGGGGAGCCTACATAAGGAATGAGGCCATGAGTCCCCTCTGTCCAGACTTACTTCCCCTTCCCCAACGTACCCCGATGGTTGGACTCATTCTCAATCTACCAAGGTAAGGAGAGGAGGAGCTGGTGTGAGGGTCCCACCAGTCCCCATTCCCACCAAACTCCAAGTGAGAAGGTAGAAGTTTAGGccacagaaggaagaagagaagttgAACCTAAGGAAGAACTTCCTGAAGATCACGGTTGGCATCAAAGAAGGCCAGGACCTTTCTCAGAAGAACCCCTGAGGGCACAGGCACAGAGACAGAGGACTGGCTGGGGTGACCTCACCATCCTGGCCTCGGATGACGTGGGCAATGGTGATGCCCCCAATCTCTGAGTCACTGAACCGAAGGAGGAAGGTTCCATCAGGCTCGTTGAGAAGAAGGCTAGTGACGTACTGTTTGCTGATGAAGCCAATGATCAACCTGGCCAGGATGAAGGAGAGGTTGTGGGTGGGGGCGTAGTGTGTGGAGCAGGATCTGGAGGCCCAGATCCTCAGGTTACCTGGAGCAGGGACTCACCGGTCTGACCAGTAGCTCCGGAGACAGCGTTTGGTGAGATCCAGGACACCATCAAACCACTGCCAAAAGGTGAAGCCACGACCCAGCAGGATCtcctgtggggagaggggagccagTGTGAGCACGAGAGGGCCAGAGCGGGAGTCTGGCTAGGCCAGCCACTGGGCTGTGAGTACCGACACAACAGAGTCACAGGACTGAGGGACCACCCTGCACCTGAGACCCCATCAACGACAATGGCCGCACTCAAGCTTCccgtgtgccaggcactagtCCAAGCTCTTGCCATAAATTACTGTATCCGATCTTTACACATCTATGGATGAAGATCCCATGAGTATCCCATCTTACAGACGAAGAAATGAAAGCCTAGAAAGATCAAATAACTTGCTTCTTATACAACCAGTGaaaagcagagctgggatttagtCCAGGAAGTCTGGGCTGGGCCCCCTCATAACCACTGTGCTCCACCCCCTCCTGAATGAGGCCTGGCGGAAGTGGTGTCCAGAGAAGGCAGCTTGCAGGATGTAAGTGTCCTGTTCCCTTTGCTAACACATCCTCTGGTCGTGtgggcttttctttcttcctttttataaaaagagaTCAGTACATGACAGCATTGACTCAGCTGGTCTTGAACCAAGACACTCAGACCTCCATTTTTCCCTGTTTTTGTAACAGATCCAGTCCTGAGCCACCTTATTTTGGGGGCAGTAAAATGTGGTAGCTAAAAGCAAGAGTCAGAAATATGGCCTCACTTACTGGGAGGCCTTGGAGAAActacttaacatctctgagccgGTTCATCCTCTATAAAATGGGTGTAATAGTACCTACCTTAAAGAGCTGTTGTGATGATTAAGTGAGATAGAATATATATAGTACTCAAGTACAGTCTGGCATATCCTAAGCTGTCAACGCATGGTCGCTGGTGTTATTGCATTTGTCCCTGTGGGATTTTGTCCTGGTTTTTACAATAAGAACTATTTTCCCAATGGGTCAAAGTCATTTTGAATCAAAGCTGTGTTTACACACAGTCTGGGTGAGTCATGCAAATCACTAgcaaaagggaagacagagggccCCCAGACAAAAACTAGGGGGATGCCAGAGAGCCAAGGGGTTTTCCTGCCTGGGCCAGGGCAGAGGCCCTCCTGATGAACATGGCAGGGCACTGTGAAAATCCTAACGGTTGGTCCCTGGGCAGAGGTTGGGGAGGCCCTGAGTGCCCCAGGGATGAAGAGCTTGGGGGCGGGAGGTCCAAAGGGCAAGGGAATGACCTTGTTGAACTGTGACCAGGACACAGAACGGTGCTGGAAGGCCTCCATACTGAGGCTGTTGTCACTGAAGATCTTCTGGGCCAGGAAGAGGAAGTGCTCTGGGAGTAATCCCCGGTTGGTCCCCACTTCAGCCATGAACTTGAGGTTCAGAGTTTCACACATCTTCTCCCAGGGCACCCGCTCAGCCACCACAAAGGGCACGCGGTcctggggggggaggggagaaggtgaGGGAGCCTCAGGCTGACATAGCCATTCCTCCTCAGAAGGGCCTGcatcctccccctctccccaagaCTGTCCCTCCCCAGCCTTGTCCCCCTGAGTCTGCCCAAGAAAAATGGTGCTCTTCCAACAGTAGTCTAAGTGCCACCACAGAATCGGTGTTAAGATTGGCACGAAAGGAGGTCAGAAGGACAGAAACAAAGTCTATGAGAAGGAGTTATGGTCACTCTCATGTGGACATACCAGCTACCCCACCAGCCTGCACCCACCCCCCAGGTTatagcccctcctccccccaactCCGGGTCTTGTCTCACCATCTCAGAGAAGGCATTGTCCCACAGGATGGTGGCTTTGGCGTTATTGTCTTGGTTGCCATGGACGATGACCACCAGGGGCAGGGACAGGGCCTGAAGCGGGTGAGGAAAGGGAACTCTTGGTACTGGGGGACAAGGGGCCTCTGCAGAGGGCTGGCTCTGAGGATGCCCGGAAGCTCCTGAACTCCCACCACACAGTTAAAATTTCGTGGTGTGTGAACGAGTGCTTTCTGAAGCTGAATTATGGCCTCCCTGCTGAGACGTGGTGAGGAGTCAGTGCTATGGAGTCAGACCTCCAGGTTTCAAATACCAGCTCCAACATTCAGGAGCTGTGTGACCCAGGCTAAGTACTCAATTTCTGTgtttcagtgttctcatctgtaaaacgaggCTAGTAAGAATAACTCCCTCATAATGTTAACTGTGcaaaccctgtgtgtgtgtgcatgcgtatgACTTAAAACAGTGCCCTGGTCTAAGAAAAGTGCTTCAATGCCTTAGCCATTGGCATGGCTAAGGAAAATAGTTCTTATTGCAAAAACTGGGACACAGTCCCACAGGGCCATATGCACACCGTCATTCCCTGGAGTGTGCACTTGAGTTCtcatcctccccactccccctggAGCCCCAACATGCGTGAACCCCAGACCCACAGGGTACAGGGCATTCATGAGGAATGAGGATCCAGGCCTCCGTGTGTGGCCGGGGCACCTGGGACCCAAGCTCACCTGGAGCTGGATGGGGAGTTTGTTAGGGCCAAGTGTGAGGCTGGTGGAGAAGAGCACAGCGCACTTCTCCTCTGTGACAGACTCGGTGCCCTTCCGCTCACACCGCTTGATTTTCTTcagaagctgggggagggggtgagagCAAGGAGGATGAAGGCAGAAACTGCTTCTCCTGGGCTCCCCACACCCTCTCGAGGACACTTGCCTGGCCTGAGGACGCCCACCCACTGCTCCCCAAAGGCCTCTCACCAGGTTCTTGAACAGCGCAGAGCAGCAGTTCCCAGGAATGCTGTTCTCCAGGGGCACGGTGTTGTTGATGATTTCTCCGGTGCTTTCTCTGCCAGGGCAAGTCAAAGAGGGGCTCATCCCGATTGGCCCAGGAGTGGCAGGAGCTTGAGTCCACAGGTGAATGGCCTAAACTATTGGTCCCTAATCTCTATCACCCTACTTGGGTTCTTGAGGGAGAAACCCCCATCTTAGCCAAATCAGGACGCTTCCACCCCATTCCAGCACTGGTGggtccctccccttcctctcgcTTGACTGTTATACAGAGCCCCCATATCCCATGGCCCTCCCGCCCCGTCATCACCCAGCCCCCTTCGCTGTGCCGGTCTCTCAGGCCCTCTCCAGCCCCAGCTTACGCTCCAGCTCCGGGCCCCTGGGGCATGCTCAGCTCCCTCGCCTGCTTCTCCGTGACCATGTCAGCCCTGACCAGCGGAGGCTTGGCTGGGGCCCCCAGGAACCTCAGGCCCAGCAGGAATCGAACTCCAGCCTGGAACTTGGTCTGAGTCTTCAGAACCTGGGGGGGCTGCTTTTCCACCAGGAAAGAGCTGGGAGGAGTAAGGAAGACACAGGGAAGTGAACAGCTGGGTTCCTCTGGGCgtcactgccccctccccacaactCTGACCCTCCTGCTTCCTTGGGGTCTGCTCTCCACCAGGCAGAGGGGCTCATACCTGGTGACAAGTGTGCGCAGGACTTCATCTAGTCGGCTAATCAGCGCTGCCCGGGTCTTGGGATCAAGCTCCCCACCAgctgcccccacctcctgctGCAGCTGGGAATAAATGTCCACCAGGCTCTCACACCTGGGGCCAGGACTGTGGTCAGGGGGCGCAGTCTTCCAGCCTGCTCCCGGCCCAGACCGCCCCTCACCCCTCAACCCAGGAAGAAAGCAGGATAGTGTGTGTGGAGGGTTGGGGATGAGCAGTGGGTGTGACAGCAAGGCACTGGGGCTGAAGGGGTGGTGGGACGCGCCTTGGCTCTGGGGCAAGGTTCCCGCTTAGTGCCTGGAAGCTCTGTTGAAATGAGCTGCCCTTTCCCCAGGGGTCTGATACCCAGGTCCGAGGCCAGCACGCATGATGCTTTTGCGCATATTGAAAGATGCCCTGCCCAATAAACGAAAAGGACTTCCCAGCCCTCTGGGCATGGAGCTCGAAGAGAAAAGTATAGATCGGAGGAATGCCTGCTCATGCCGGGTCAGCCTGGTGCACATGTGCAAGACATGACCTGAACAACAGTCTGGGTGGCTCTGCTGGAACTGGCTTCTTCAAGTCTTGGCCCACCCCGAGACCCTCTGGCctggtttctctctctcacacctcCAGCAGGGAGAGCAGGTGTCCACCCCCAGCGCATCCCGCTTCCCTGTCAGCCCTTCCCCACCTCTCTTGTAGTGGAGCCAGGCTCTCCTCAAAGGGTGCGCCATTCCCTGCCAGCTGCTGTTGCCGCTTCCATATCTGGATCCTCTTCAGCACCAGAGCCTGAGCAGCTTCCAGCTCACCAACAGTCTCCTGCAGCAGTGTGACCAGGGCCTGTGGGCAGGTGGGGCTTGAGCCGGAGCCACACGCTTCCTCTTTGCCCAGCTCTGGAGGGTAAGCCTCCCCTTCTCACCTCTCAGAGGTCTACTCACCATCCCTCCACAGATCTGAGACCCTCAAAGTCTGCACTTTGAGCTCAGTCTCCACGTCTCAGTCCATTACTCACCTCACTTGGCCCAGTCCCGTTGGTAGGCGTTTCTATCAAGCTGTGCAAAGACACTGAGGGTAGGGGCAAAAATCGGGGTGCAGATAGATTTAAGAGGTTCAATCAGGGTTGAGATCCAAGAGGGGGTCACTCCCACACACTCCCCAGAATCCCACCTTGGCCAGCCTCAGCTCCAGGCTGCAGGGCCTCCCGGAGAAGGCGGGTCTCCCCCACCCGGTGCTGCAGCCTCCGTAGGACTGTGTTAAACTTGAGTTCCTCCTGCTTCCAGTGGAAGGACATTGGCAGGTGGTGGAACTGCAAGGAAGGACAGGCGACAGGTGAGACACTCTGTCCATCCCTTTTCACTCAGCCTCCACTCCCTAAAGGGGTGCCCACTGCCGTGCTCTGCAGAAAACAGACCACTTCCCTTATCtcactcctttctcttccttgacAGTTCTTCCTGACATTTTGGAGTCTTCTGGAGATAACAGATCTGTATCACTTGCCCCAGACCCCTCACTACCCTCAGTTCCTCATTGGAAGCTTCTCTGAGCTTAACTTGGGGCTCACTCTGACCCCAGGAACCTCCTTTGATCATCTTGGACCTAGAACACTGAGCTTTTCCTGAAGTTCAAATCCCTTCTAGTTTCTCATGGCTCAGGCTAAAGTTCCCAGGGGTTgagttggggtgggaggtggggtatCACAATACCTGCTCCATAACAGCTTTTTTTTCACCTTGAAGTATGTGTCTGCAAGTGGCCACCAGCTTCAGGGGGTCCCTCTGATAAATGGTCTAGAAATGAAGAGTGGTAGATGGGGTTAGCCTTGCTCTTACCCATGTCATTCTCCCTCACCAATCCCCCTTCCCATTCACACATGAACTAAAAGGCCGCACAATCATAGACTCCAGAAGTTTGCATGCATTTGCATGCTTTTAGAATCTAATTTGCCTGCTAGCTAACAGCTAACCAGAGGAATACCAATTCCCTTCCAGCATCCAATGCTCACCCCAGCTCCAGGCCCCACCCTGGCCctgtcccctctctcctgcccccacctccagagTGCTGATGTGTTGCAAGATGGtgttcccctccccctgctctcCGGCTGAGGCCTGAAGGCGCTGGACAGTGGCAGAAAGTAGGGCGCTGGCCATGTTGCAGCAGAAGGTGTCTGAGCCGACAAGGAATTCCCTGCAGGAAGATCAGGATGAGGCCACCTCAGGTCAGGGCTTCCTCGACTCTACTGCCCCTTCACCCCACAGCAAACAGCTCAGCAGCTCCTTCCTCCTCTTATCCTCCATCCAGGCCCTCCGTAGTCCTCAGCTGTGCCCCTTGTTCCCCAATTTTCCAGCTGTTGTGGGTGGTGCCCTTGCCCCAGCTCTGACCTCCCTCCTCTTTGGCTCAGGTTCCTAAGGGGGTGAGGAACTCCACATGTCAACACGCCGTAGTCTGGTTGATGCGGTACAGACTCCCGGCTAAATCTGAACCACTGCATGTACAATAATGAGTCCCAAGTCTCAAAATGGGATGAAGAAAACCTAATGAGAAGGAAGGTAGGTGGGGGAGGCCCTGGGGGACTGATAGGGGGGCAGCCAGGACTCACCAGGGCTGGTTCTCCAGCCAGTCACCCAGGAGATGCCGCAGGTGTTGAGGAAAGTCGACATAGAGCCGCTGCAGTTTTTCTGGGGGCATTTTGGAGACCAGACCCCACAGAGACATGATCTGGGGTTTGGAGGGTGCCTGAagaaaaagagggcttccctggtagttcagaaagtaaagaatctgcctgcaatgcaggagacctgggtttgattcctgggtcagaaagatctcctagagaaaggaatggcaaagccaccctagtattcttgcctgaagaattccacagacagaggagcttggtggactacagtgcaTGCGGTTGtgagactcggacatgactgagcaactgacattaacactgaagaaaaagaacaaggttATTTGGAAGTTGACCTTTGCGGGCAGCCAAGGAcctcccaggagaaggcaatggcaccccactccagtacttttgcctagaaaatcccatggacggaggagcctggtaggctgcagtccatggggtcgctagagttggacacgactgagcgacttcactttcacttttcattttcatgcattggagaaggaaatggctaacccactccagtgttcttgcctggagaatcccagggacgggaagcctggttggctgccacctatagggtcgcacagagtcggacacgactaaagcgatgcagcagcagcaacagcagcaaggacCTCCCATAGACAGCCCTTTCAGAGACCATTAGCACCACAACTCTCAGCCAGACTATATCAAACCAGGAACCTCTTTGGCCAAAGCCCGAAACAAGGTATTTTCTTCAACAGTAGACATGGGGGTAATGGAGTGGGAAGAGCTGAGCTGCAGCCAGTTGGGGTAGGGGGGAGGGTAAGAGACAGGGGCAATGGGGCAGTAGGGAAAACTCTCtgagagaaggcagagaatgTGGGTTGTAGCTCTGATTCTGTTGGCAGGAAACCTCCCCTTGgtacttctctggtgatccagtggctaagactccatgctgccaatgaAGGGAAcaaatccctgatcagggaactaagatcccacatgacctgTGGCATggtcaaaagattttaaaaacaaataaacaaaaagaaacctcCCCTCCGTGGACCTCaatcttctcatctataaaatatgagGCTTGGGTAAAGTATGAACTTtccaaattttttaaagaagtagacTGTTTTAGCCAGTTATGTAAAATTGGAATTTCTCTGTTGAAATCAAGTGTGGTAGACCTGGAATTCTACCACTTCTTGCTTCCCTCTCTCCACCTCTGGACCCCAAAGGTGTCCCTGGAGAAATCCCTCAAAATTCCAGGGTTCCATGAAACAATCTGAAAACTGCCTGGCTAGATGAGGAAGAAGAAGATGGTAGAGTAATAATAGCTATTATTCATTAAGCACTTATTATGTACGGGGCATTACACTGAGTGCCTTACCTCACTAGAATCttgcaacaatttttaaaatataaaatcatcccGTCACAGGTAGAGAAACTGAGCTCAAGGAGGTTCTCCAACTTGCCAAGGCCACACTGCAAGCGATCTGAACCCAAGTGGGGATAAACCACCACTCTGTGCCCTTGGGATCCCTTCCGGATCCAGATCTCATAATCCCAAGAGGAGGGGGGCATGGGAGGAGAACTGAAGAAGAGGAGATGGAGCAAGAGGAAGAGTAGAGagaactcaggaaggagaaaaagtgagGTTAATTAGccttcagagaaaagcaaaaaagagggGCGGGGAGGCTAGAGGACtacaaggaagagaaggaaagggggcAAGAGGCAAGGAGGTAGGAGAATAGGGAGGGGGTGGTTGCCTCCCCATCT is from Bubalus bubalis isolate 160015118507 breed Murrah chromosome 4, NDDB_SH_1, whole genome shotgun sequence and encodes:
- the STAT6 gene encoding signal transducer and activator of transcription 6 isoform X8, with amino-acid sequence MSLWGLVSKMPPEKLQRLYVDFPQHLRHLLGDWLENQPWEFLVGSDTFCCNMASALLSATVQRLQASAGEQGEGNTILQHISTLETIYQRDPLKLVATCRHILQGEKKAVMEQFHHLPMSFHWKQEELKFNTVLRRLQHRVGETRLLREALQPGAEAGQVSLHSLIETPTNGTGPSEALVTLLQETVGELEAAQALVLKRIQIWKRQQQLAGNGAPFEESLAPLQERCESLVDIYSQLQQEVGAAGGELDPKTRAALISRLDEVLRTLVTSSFLVEKQPPQVLKTQTKFQAGVRFLLGLRFLGAPAKPPLVRADMVTEKQARELSMPQGPGAGAESTGEIINNTVPLENSIPGNCCSALFKNLLLKKIKRCERKGTESVTEEKCAVLFSTSLTLGPNKLPIQLQALSLPLVVIVHGNQDNNAKATILWDNAFSEMDRVPFVVAERVPWEKMCETLNLKFMAEVGTNRGLLPEHFLFLAQKIFSDNSLSMEAFQHRSVSWSQFNKEILLGRGFTFWQWFDGVLDLTKRCLRSYWSDRLIIGFISKQYVTSLLLNEPDGTFLLRFSDSEIGGITIAHVIRGQDGSPQIENIQPFSAKDLSIRSLGDRIRDLAQLKNLYPKKPKDEAFRSHYKPEQMGKDGRGYVPATIKMTVERPHLPMPPNLSQMSLPFDQPHPQGLLPCPPQDHAVSSPEPLLCSDVTMAEDSCLNQPVGGFPQGTWVREDMFPPLLPPTEQDLTKLLLEGQGESGGGSLGPQPLLQPSPYGQSGISMSHLDLRANPSW
- the STAT6 gene encoding signal transducer and activator of transcription 6 isoform X4, which encodes MSLWGLVSKMPPEKLQRLYVDFPQHLRHLLGDWLENQPWEFLVGSDTFCCNMASALLSATVQRLQASAGEQGEGNTILQHISTLETIYQRDPLKLVATCRHILQGEKKAVMEQFHHLPMSFHWKQEELKFNTVLRRLQHRVGETRLLREALQPGAEAGQVSLHSLIETPTNGTGPSEALVTLLQETVGELEAAQALVLKRIQIWKRQQQLAGNGAPFEESLAPLQERCESLVDIYSQLQQEVGAAGGELDPKTRAALISRLDEVLRTLVTSSFLVEKQPPQVLKTQTKFQAGVRFLLGLRFLGAPAKPPLVRADMVTEKQARELSMPQGPGAGAESTGEIINNTVPLENSIPGNCCSALFKNLLLKKIKRCERKGTESVTEEKCAVLFSTSLTLGPNKLPIQLQALSLPLVVIVHGNQDNNAKATILWDNAFSEMDRVPFVVAERVPWEKMCETLNLKFMAEVGTNRGLLPEHFLFLAQKIFSDNSLSMEAFQHRSVSWSQFNKEILLGRGFTFWQWFDGVLDLTKRCLRSYWSDRLIIGFISKQYVTSLLLNEPDGTFLLRFSDSEIGGITIAHVIRGQDGSPQIENIQPFSAKDLSIRSLGDRIRDLAQLKNLYPKKPKDEAFRSHYKPEQMGKDGRGYVPATIKMTVERDQPLPTPEPQMPTMVPSYDLGMAPDSSMNLQLGPDMVPHLPMPPNLSQMSLPFDQPHPQGLLPCPPQDHAVSSPEPLLCSDVTMAEDSCLNQPVGGFPQGTWVREDMFPPLLPPTEQDLTKLLLEGQGESGGGSLGPQPLLQPSPYGQSGISMSHLDLRANPSW
- the STAT6 gene encoding signal transducer and activator of transcription 6 isoform X1; this encodes MSLWGLVSKMPPEKLQRLYVDFPQHLRHLLGDWLENQPWEFLVGSDTFCCNMASALLSATVQRLQASAGEQGEGNTILQHISTLETIYQRDPLKLVATCRHILQGEKKAVMEQFHHLPMSFHWKQEELKFNTVLRRLQHRVGETRLLREALQPGAEAGQVSLHSLIETPTNGTGPSEALVTLLQETVGELEAAQALVLKRIQIWKRQQQLAGNGAPFEESLAPLQERCESLVDIYSQLQQEVGAAGGELDPKTRAALISRLDEVLRTLVTSSFLVEKQPPQVLKTQTKFQAGVRFLLGLRFLGAPAKPPLVRADMVTEKQARELSMPQGPGAGAESTGEIINNTVPLENSIPGNCCSALFKNLLLKKIKRCERKGTESVTEEKCAVLFSTSLTLGPNKLPIQLQALSLPLVVIVHGNQDNNAKATILWDNAFSEMDRVPFVVAERVPWEKMCETLNLKFMAEVGTNRGLLPEHFLFLAQKIFSDNSLSMEAFQHRSVSWSQFNKEILLGRGFTFWQWFDGVLDLTKRCLRSYWSDRLIIGFISKQYVTSLLLNEPDGTFLLRFSDSEIGGITIAHVIRGQDGSPQIENIQPFSAKDLSIRSLGDRIRDLAQLKNLYPKKPKDEAFRSHYKPEQMGKDGRGYVPATIKMTVERDQPLPTPEPQMPTMVPSYDLGMAPDSSMNLQLGPDMVPQVYPPRSHSIPSYPALPREESVNMLPAFQEPHLPMPPNLSQMSLPFDQPHPQAGRGLLPCPPQDHAVSSPEPLLCSDVTMAEDSCLNQPVGGFPQGTWVREDMFPPLLPPTEQDLTKLLLEGQGESGGGSLGPQPLLQPSPYGQSGISMSHLDLRANPSW
- the STAT6 gene encoding signal transducer and activator of transcription 6 isoform X2, which encodes MSLWGLVSKMPPEKLQRLYVDFPQHLRHLLGDWLENQPWEFLVGSDTFCCNMASALLSATVQRLQASAGEQGEGNTILQHISTLETIYQRDPLKLVATCRHILQGEKKAVMEQFHHLPMSFHWKQEELKFNTVLRRLQHRVGETRLLREALQPGAEAGQVSLHSLIETPTNGTGPSEALVTLLQETVGELEAAQALVLKRIQIWKRQQQLAGNGAPFEESLAPLQERCESLVDIYSQLQQEVGAAGGELDPKTRAALISRLDEVLRTLVTSSFLVEKQPPQVLKTQTKFQAGVRFLLGLRFLGAPAKPPLVRADMVTEKQARELSMPQGPGAGAESTGEIINNTVPLENSIPGNCCSALFKNLLLKKIKRCERKGTESVTEEKCAVLFSTSLTLGPNKLPIQLQALSLPLVVIVHGNQDNNAKATILWDNAFSEMDRVPFVVAERVPWEKMCETLNLKFMAEVGTNRGLLPEHFLFLAQKIFSDNSLSMEAFQHRSVSWSQFNKEILLGRGFTFWQWFDGVLDLTKRCLRSYWSDRLIIGFISKQYVTSLLLNEPDGTFLLRFSDSEIGGITIAHVIRGQDGSPQIENIQPFSAKDLSIRSLGDRIRDLAQLKNLYPKKPKDEAFRSHYKPEQMGKDGRGYVPATIKMTVERDQPLPTPEPQMPTMVPSYDLGMAPDSSMNLQLGPDMVPQVYPPRSHSIPSYPALPREESVNMLPAFQEPHLPMPPNLSQMSLPFDQPHPQGLLPCPPQDHAVSSPEPLLCSDVTMAEDSCLNQPVGGFPQGTWVREDMFPPLLPPTEQDLTKLLLEGQGESGGGSLGPQPLLQPSPYGQSGISMSHLDLRANPSW
- the STAT6 gene encoding signal transducer and activator of transcription 6 isoform X7, with the protein product MSLWGLVSKMPPEKLQRLYVDFPQHLRHLLGDWLENQPWEFLVGSDTFCCNMASALLSATVQRLQASAGEQGEGNTILQHISTLETIYQRDPLKLVATCRHILQGEKKAVMEQFHHLPMSFHWKQEELKFNTVLRRLQHRVGETRLLREALQPGAEAGQVSLHSLIETPTNGTGPSEALVTLLQETVGELEAAQALVLKRIQIWKRQQQLAGNGAPFEESLAPLQERCESLVDIYSQLQQEVGAAGGELDPKTRAALISRLDEVLRTLVTSSFLVEKQPPQVLKTQTKFQAGVRFLLGLRFLGAPAKPPLVRADMVTEKQARELSMPQGPGAGAESTGEIINNTVPLENSIPGNCCSALFKNLLLKKIKRCERKGTESVTEEKCAVLFSTSLTLGPNKLPIQLQALSLPLVVIVHGNQDNNAKATILWDNAFSEMDRVPFVVAERVPWEKMCETLNLKFMAEVGTNRGLLPEHFLFLAQKIFSDNSLSMEAFQHRSVSWSQFNKEILLGRGFTFWQWFDGVLDLTKRCLRSYWSDRLIIGFISKQYVTSLLLNEPDGTFLLRFSDSEIGGITIAHVIRGQDGSPQIENIQPFSAKDLSIRSLGDRIRDLAQLKNLYPKKPKDEAFRSHYKPEQMGKDGRGYVPATIKMTVERPHLPMPPNLSQMSLPFDQPHPQAGRGLLPCPPQDHAVSSPEPLLCSDVTMAEDSCLNQPVGGFPQGTWVREDMFPPLLPPTEQDLTKLLLEGQGESGGGSLGPQPLLQPSPYGQSGISMSHLDLRANPSW